The following proteins are co-located in the Primulina tabacum isolate GXHZ01 chromosome 11, ASM2559414v2, whole genome shotgun sequence genome:
- the LOC142519785 gene encoding uncharacterized protein LOC142519785, producing the protein MVQPDGEEVWRVFVDGTSSLSGCGVGVVIIAPPGEKIKLALRIDSRVTNNDAAYEAVLAGIRVAQEVGASRIILYSDSQLITQQIKGVYEAKDDRMLIYLKLIKTQA; encoded by the coding sequence ATGGTTCAGCCTGATGGAGAGGAGGTCTGGAGAGTATTTGTGGATGGGACGTCTAGCCTTTCAGGATGTGGGGTAGGAGTGGTGATCATAGCTCCCCCGGGAGAGAAGATTAAACTAGCACTAAGAATTGACTCTCGGGTAACTAACAATGATGCAGCGTATGAGGCTGTTCTTGCCGGTATCCGAGTTGCCCAGGAAGTTGGAGCTTCCCGGATCATTTTGTATTCTGATTCACAATTGATTACTCAACAGATAAAGGGTGTTTATGAGGCTAAGGATGACAGGATGCTTATATATCTCAAGCTCATAAAAACACAAGCATAA